A segment of the Corylus avellana chromosome ca2, CavTom2PMs-1.0 genome:
GCAAATCAAGTCTACTCACGTACCTTAGCTTCCCATACAGCCTAAAGAAATAGATTTAACTTGCTTAAACTTTGAGTAATCATAAATACTCATTTTCAATAAAGGTTGATTGTGGCGAAATTGAAAGTAGAATAACAGATTAATCTTAACCTTTTCTATCAAGATAATAAAGTAGTTATTACCCGCCGCTGAAGAGAAGGCGCCCAAAGGTGGCGAGGAAGAGCCTGGCCTGTAGGCCCGGGTGGACAAAATACACGGCCTCCAGATTCTCCTTGACGCTCATCGGGACCCCCTCGTAGATTGATCGTAGGGCTGAGATTCCCGGAAAATTCTCACACCTTTGCACACCTGTGTGCACGTACAACACCGAAAATGGCCTCTTCCCTAGCTTTGGGTACACCCTCTCCTCCAAATACTTCTTCACTACGTCAACACTCAAATTCCGAGCTAccagaaaccaaaatcaattcttttaaaaaagaaaaattatttcacaaagttaaacaaaaatagagagagaaatggtTTGTTACCGGAGAAGAATTTTCCGATGACGCGAACGATCTTACGGTTGCGTTTGTCTCTGCCTTTGATCTTGAAGATCTCGAGCTTCTCGATGAGTTGTTCTTGTTCGGCTTCGGACATGTgagtaaacatttttttttctgtttcttctcaactttactgtttatttttttcttcgatTTCTTGCTTTTTAAAGAAGAATCTTGGaaatgaaagagagaagaaggtaATCATTGATGTATGCGAGGACAAAAGTGATTATGAAGAGAATCAGAAGGGAAGGAGAGTGGTAGCTGGTCGTAGTTATTAGGGGGTATATTCGAAGCATCTTCCTTTTTTGGATTGGGATGGTGGTGAGTGTCCCGATTCGAACGCCGCGCTACAGTGACTGGCGTGTTTCGGTGGGGTCCTTCTGGGACTCCGAGTTACTTTGGATGGGACGATCCAGACCGTTCATTCGTTTCGGATCGAAATTGTGAATTTTGAAGAAGATCTCAGTCAGAGTCTATGGTTTTTGGCTTCTTGGCTTTGTTGAGATTGCGCTCAATTTGGCAGGTTTAGATTTACATGTTTGGGAGTGTCTCACGTGAGATTGTTAAGGAGATCTTacatgatttattattattattattattattattattattattttaatttagttgatgaaattgacatatatttatAGAACATTGGATTTGGACTACCTATAATGTAGCCAAGATTAATGAGTCTGGCCCAAGTCCCAATGGCTCACTAGGCAGGTTCGGcccaaacccaaaacctaaGCTCATTGAAAAGTATGCACACAATAGCACCTCACCTCCCTTGGCTTGAGCCTcaaatggaaataaaataaactagagatCGAGATCCATCCTATTAATGACTCActagttaaaaaaattgacaaatattAAGTGCTCTCTTAAACCCtagtattttttctttgttctgagtggatattattttataaaaattagttgagaaaaatatgaatcattttctttttttttaagaaaataatattcacttaagaCTAAGaaaacattatgagatgaccTAACATTCCCACAAGAAATTActtagaaaaacaaattaataaacaaGTCAAATATTCACCAAAAAGGAAGGTAATCTTCAATGACTTTCTACACTGACCTTTAGTTCTCTTGCAAGCCTCCGGGGAAAACTAGATGTGCGTGGTTGTTGTCTCATCATAATTCTTACATACATTCATAAatatctaataaaaatatatgtaaaaataatgtgctataaatatatatgtcaatttaatagatggAATTGAAAGTCCTTAAatccaatttgaagaaaaattaatatatgaaattaaaagtctttcaactcaatttgaagaaaaactgttTACATTTAGAATTGGTACACTTCTTGTGTATTTATATAGTTAATTTGTTCAAAATTTCttattaatattcattttattgATTTATGCAGCAAGTTCAAATTCTCAAGTGAGTCATGTTCGAATCATTCTATTTCAACTTTATTGATAATGAgaattgatattttgattactttgTTGGATTGGATGGGAAGAAAACACAATCATTTTATTCCATAATATTGgcaatccccaacatttttccttgaaaagaCTCAGATTGACGGTCCAATTTAGTTGACaaggtttttcttctttattggACGAATTATGAGTAACGAGGTAGCCCTCCTTCCAataataatctctctctctccctcaaaaaagaaaaaaaggaaaagatgaaaGTGAAGTTCACGTGGTGGTGGGTGGCTCCTGTTTTCTGAGGAAATAAAGGTAGCTAGACCGCCTAGACG
Coding sequences within it:
- the LOC132172001 gene encoding uncharacterized protein LOC132172001 encodes the protein MFTHMSEAEQEQLIEKLEIFKIKGRDKRNRKIVRVIGKFFSARNLSVDVVKKYLEERVYPKLGKRPFSVLYVHTGVQRCENFPGISALRSIYEGVPMSVKENLEAVYFVHPGLQARLFLATFGRLLFSGGLYGKLRYVSRLDLLWEHVRRNEIEIPDFVHDHDEDLEYRPMMDYGLESDHPRVYGAPAVDSPVSTYSMRCIS